From a single Nicotiana tabacum cultivar K326 chromosome 8, ASM71507v2, whole genome shotgun sequence genomic region:
- the LOC142163512 gene encoding uncharacterized protein LOC142163512, whose translation MRTLLERWTNEKLLKAKGTFTFLGAKFNKELDDNRTLSQKLRVRASTDHIHTVLDGVKRYIVCLENKKCSCGQFQLEELPCAHTLAALRHRNETYENYYSSYYTRESLLRTYEMPVNLLPDESKWNVPQHILDEEHPSSLLACL comes from the exons ATGCGGACACTGCTAGAACGTTGGACCAATGAGAAGTTATTGAAGGCGAAGGGTACTTTCACATTTCTTGGGGCCAAATTCAACAAAGAATTAGATGACAACAGAACATTATCTCAGAAGCTTAGG gtgagggcttcaacaGATCATATACATACTGTGTTAGATGGTGTGAAGCGGTACATTGTGTGTCTAGAAAACAAGAAATGTAGTTGTGGCCAATTCCAACTTGAAGAACTTCCATGTGCGCATACTTTGGCAGCATTAAGGCACAGGAATGAAACATATGAAAACTATTACTCTTCGTATTACACAAGGGAGAGCCTTCTGCGTACGTATGAAATGCCAGTAAATCTTCTTCCTGATGAAAGCAAATGGAATGTGCCACAACATATTTTGGATGAG GAGCACCCTTCCTCCTTGCTAGCCTGCCTGTAA
- the LOC107822460 gene encoding putative late blight resistance protein homolog R1A-3, which translates to MAYAAITSLMNTIQQSMESTGLVMQLFYEKLESLRAIMEKSCNVTGNVLTSLEAQIAELADEAEYKVDLESRNIFLPENEKKQRRAFVNLYSLVKEVVGRIDSTMKKWMAIQNKLKNIQDLKAQDLSLVSTSRHGLEPEDKMVGLENEFEMVQDQLARGARELEVVSIVGMGGIGKTTLANKIYSDPFMMSHFGIRAKATVSQEYCARYVLLGLLSSISGKFDEFHEHQDDDQLADQLQKLLKCGRYLVVIDDIWTREAWDGIKRCFPDCNNGSRILMTTRNVEVAECASSGKTPYHMRLMNFDESWSLLYEKVFVKDYFSPEFEQLGKKIALNCGGLPLALVLIAGLLSKIGNSLDEWESVVKNVSSMVNTEVNVQCMRVVALSYHYLPHHLKSCFLYFAIFQEDERILVNKLVELWAAEGFLKVEERKSIEEVAEKCLKELIDRSLISIHNLSFDGKIEICGMHDVTREICLREARNMNIVNVTREEKYQNSCVQSMHFSSKSRGRISIQLITSEQNTEKILARYPKNEVRSIICFRVKMFVPKLLHFKLVRVLDLALMRFSAFPSLILDLIHLRYLALSLSPSLQHYLGEEISSSFSVDIPPSISSLCYLQTFILKLLQPNAREYPLVLPYKILTMPQLRHLHLDWNYLQYHEPMEKSLVLKNLQCLSGLNPWHCTRSVFRQFPNLKKLQICGIWEDFRSRKDLYDFHYLDQLEELDFVLTYSCYACFLESITSSGLLRFTRQKRRAILLERPSLALPPTETFPYSILPPPDAFPQNLKKLAFYGTCLQWKDLSIVGKLPKLEALKLGNSACIGVEWKVVKDGFPSLKFLLLERLKVRYWRASCDHFPCLERLFLERCWDLDSIPQDFADITTLSLIDISSCAESVGNSAKQIQQDIQENYGSFVEVNIRKPLNMRQGPSG; encoded by the exons ATGGCTTATGCTGCTATTACTTCTCTTATGAACACCATACAACAATCAATGGAATCGACTGGACTTGTGATGCAATTGTTCTATGAAAAGCTTGAATCATTGAGAGCTATTATGGAGAAATCCTGCAATGTAACAGGCAATGTATTGACAAGCTTGGAAGCGCAAATCGCAGAGCTAGCAGATGAAGCAGAATATAAGGTTGACTTGGaatcaagaaatatttttttgcCCGAAAATGAAAAAAAGCAAAGAAGAGCTTTTGTGAATCTTTATTCCCTTGTAAAAGAAGTAGTAGGACGCATTGATTCAACAATGAAGAAGTGGATGGCAATTCAAAACAAGCTCAAGAACATCCAAGATCTTAAAGCACAAGATTTGTCTCTTGTCAGTACGTCACGACATGGCCTAGAGCCTGAGGATAAGATGGTTGGCCTTGAAAATGAATTCGAGATGGTGCAGGATCAACTTGCTAGAGGAGCAAGGGAACTAGAAGTTGTCTCAATTGTCGGGATGGGGGGCATCGGCAAGACAACTTTGGctaacaaaatctatagtgatccaTTCATGATGTCTCACTTTGGCATTCGTGCAAAAGCAACAGTTTCACAAGAGTACTGTGCGAGATATGTGCTTCTAGGCCTTCTTTCTTCTATAAGTGGAAAGTTCGATGAATTTCATGAGCATCAAGATGATGATCAACTAGCAGACCAACTACAAAAGCTTCTAAAATGCGGGAGGTACTTGGTAGTCATTGATGATATATGGACTAGAGAAGCATGGGATGGTATAAAACGATGTTTCCCAGACTGTAACAATGGGAGTCGAATACTCATGACCACGAGGAATGTGGAGGTGGCTGAATGTGCTAGCTCAGGTAAGACTCCTTATCACATGCGCCTCATGAATTTTGATGAAAGTTGGAGTTTGTTGTACGAAAAGGTCTTTGTAAAAGACTATTTTTCCCCTGAATTTGAACAACTTGGCAAAAAGATTGCACTAAACTGTGGAGGATTACCTCTAGCACTTGTTTTGATTGCCGGACTTCTCTCCAAAATTGGTAATTCATTGGATGAGTGGGAAAGTGTTGTCAAGAATGTAAGTTCAATGGTAAACACAGAGGTTAATGTCCAATGCATGAGGGTGGTTGCATTAAGTTACCATTACTTGCCTCATCACCTAAAATCGTGCTTTCTATATTTTGCAATCTTCCAAGAGGATGAACGGATTTTAGTCAATAAACTTGTGGAATTATGGGCAGCAGAGGGGTTTTTGAAGGTAGAAGAGAGGAAAAGCATAGAAGAAGTGGCAGAAAAATGTCTAAAAGAACTTATAGATAGAAGTTTAATTTCCATCCACAATTTGAGTTTTGATGGAAAAATTGAGATTTGTGGAATGCATGATGTGACCCGTGAAATCTGCTTGAGAGAAGCTCGAAACATGAACATTGTGAATGTTACGAGGGAAGAGAAGTATCAAAATTCATGTGTGCAATCTATGCATTTTTCCTCTAAGAGTCGAGGTCGGATCAGTATCCAATTGATCACGTCTGAGCAGAATACTGAGAAAATATTGGCAAGGTATCCTAAAAATGAGGTTCGTTCTATTATCTGTTTTAGAGTGAAAATGTTCGTGCCAAAGTTGTTGCACTTCAAGCTAGTAAGAGTACTAGATCTTGCTTTAATGAGATTTTCTGCTTTTCCCAGTTTGATTCTTGATTTAATTCACTTGAGATACCTAGCTTTGAGTCTTTCTCCTAGCTTGCAGCATTATCTAGGAGAAGAGATTTCCTCATCTTTTTCAGTAGACATTCCTCCATCGATATCTAGCCTATGTTATCTGCAAACTTTTATACTAAAACTTTTACAGCCTAATGCCCGGGAATATCCTCTGGTATTACCATACAAAATTTTGACGATGCCACAATTGAGGCACCTCCATTTGGACTGGAATTACTTGCAGTATCATGAGCCTATGGAGAAAAGTTTGGTTCTGAAAAATTTGCAATGTCTGTCTGGATTGAATCCTTGGCATTGTACTAGGTCCGTCTTTAGACAATTTCCCAATTTAAAGAAGTTGCAAATATGTGGCATCTGGGAAGACTTTCGTAGTCGCAAGGACCTCTATGATTTTCACTATTTAGATCAGCTCGAGGAATTAGATTTTGTTCTTACTTATTCATGTTATGCTTGCTTTCTGGAAAGCATTACATCTTCAGGCCTTTTGAGGTTCACGAGGCAAAAACGACGAGCAATTTTGCTGGAGAGACCATCTCTGGCCCTTCCTCCTACAGAAACTTTTCCATATTCAATCCTTCCTCCTCCAGATGCTTTTCCGCAGAACCTCAAGAAACTGGCTTTTTACGGGACTTGTTTGCAGTGGAAGGATTTGAGCATTGTTGGTAAATTGCCCAAACTCGAGGCCCTTAAACTAGGAAATAGTGCCTGCATAGGCGTGGAGTGGAAGGTAGTTAAGGATGGTTTTCCTAGCTTGAAGTTTTTGCTACTGGAACGTTTGAAGGTTCGTTACTGGAGAGCCAGTTGTGATCACTTTCCGTGCCTTGAACGGCTATTTCTTGAACGTTGCTGGGATTTGGATTCAATCCCTCAAGATTTTGCAGATATAACTACCCTTTCTCTGATTGATATTAGCAGTTGTGCAGAATCTGTTGGAAATTCCGCCAAGCAGATTCAACAGGACATTCAAGAAAACTATGGCAGTTTTGTTGAAGTCAATATCCGGAAGCCTTT AAACATGCGACAAGGACCGAGTGGTTGA